A genomic segment from Armatimonadota bacterium encodes:
- a CDS encoding NADH-dependent dehydrogenase translates to MEKTTRREFIKRSAQYGMSLWLVAHSWNPTYAQNEKLNIGIIACGGRGWGNIDGVSTENIVAICDVDENPLGEAAKRFPRAYKYVDFRQMLDERHHEIDAVVISTPDHTHAVAAMAAMQLGKHVYCEKPLTHSVYEARKLAEAAKRYKVVTQMGNNGHASDGLRRSVEILRSGAIGAIREVHSSTDRPIWPQGIDRPTDTPPVPRTLHWDLWLGPAPERPYHPAYHPFNWRGWWDFGTGALGDMGCHILDTAFWALDLGAPISVEAEGEPHHRETGPKWSIIRYEFPARRGMPPVTLYWYDGGKLPPKELAPEIDIQPNGTLFIGEKGRAWVPHGGEPVLLPREKFEGYQPPEPTLPRAPRGHHQEWIDACKGRGKAMSDFEYAARLTEMVLLGNVAFRTGHKINYDARRMKITNCAEAEKYIRREYRKGWSL, encoded by the coding sequence ATGGAGAAGACCACACGCCGGGAGTTCATCAAACGAAGCGCCCAGTATGGCATGAGCCTGTGGCTGGTGGCGCACAGCTGGAATCCCACCTACGCCCAGAACGAAAAGCTAAACATCGGCATCATCGCGTGCGGAGGGCGCGGCTGGGGCAACATCGACGGCGTCTCCACCGAGAACATCGTGGCGATTTGTGACGTGGACGAGAATCCGCTGGGCGAGGCGGCAAAGCGGTTCCCCCGCGCCTATAAGTACGTGGACTTCCGCCAGATGCTGGACGAGCGACACCACGAGATCGACGCGGTGGTCATCAGCACACCCGACCACACGCACGCCGTCGCCGCGATGGCTGCGATGCAGCTGGGCAAGCATGTGTATTGCGAGAAACCGCTGACCCACTCTGTGTACGAAGCACGTAAGCTGGCAGAGGCGGCGAAACGCTACAAGGTGGTCACCCAAATGGGCAACAACGGACACGCCAGCGATGGCTTACGTCGCTCGGTGGAAATCCTCCGGTCGGGAGCGATAGGCGCCATCCGTGAGGTGCACTCCAGCACCGACCGCCCTATCTGGCCTCAGGGTATCGACCGCCCCACCGACACACCGCCTGTGCCACGCACCCTGCACTGGGACCTGTGGCTCGGTCCTGCACCGGAGCGTCCGTATCATCCGGCATACCACCCCTTCAACTGGCGTGGCTGGTGGGATTTCGGCACAGGCGCGCTGGGCGACATGGGCTGTCATATCCTCGATACAGCCTTCTGGGCACTGGACCTGGGCGCACCCATTAGCGTAGAAGCAGAGGGCGAACCGCACCACCGCGAAACAGGTCCCAAATGGAGCATCATCCGCTACGAGTTCCCTGCTCGCAGAGGGATGCCGCCCGTCACCCTTTACTGGTACGATGGAGGCAAACTGCCCCCGAAGGAGCTCGCGCCGGAGATCGATATCCAGCCCAACGGCACGTTGTTCATCGGCGAGAAAGGCAGGGCGTGGGTGCCACACGGTGGCGAGCCGGTACTGCTACCGCGCGAGAAGTTCGAAGGATACCAGCCTCCCGAGCCAACACTCCCACGCGCTCCAAGGGGACATCATCAGGAATGGATTGACGCCTGCAAAGGGCGCGGGAAGGCGATGAGCGATTTCGAGTACGCCGCCAGGCTAACCGAAATGGTGCTGCTGGGCAATGTCGCTTTCCGCACCGGGCACAAGATAAACTATGATGCCCGACGCATGAAGATCACCAACTGCGCGGAAGCGGAGAAGTACATCCGCCGCGAATACCGCAAGGGGTGGTCGCTGTAA
- a CDS encoding glucokinase, which translates to MHLSEYEGYVGIDIGGQSIKVGTIRDGELVTRDIETPPDYAEARTKMLEAVTDLVGDKPKGLGIGTPGPIDWRTGFLHWTPNIPWKNVSYPELGEALGCPVYVDNDANVAGLAEAVLGAGKEYRIVAGFTLGTGIGYFVVMDGHIYHGKLDVEGGHQVLNPEGPLCGCGARGCLEAYASATAIEARTGKEPEDIDDPAFWAEIAGYLAWGIVNVTTLVCPEVFVLAGGMIQRGDTLFVPLREKLAQMLKIVPPPPVKPAELGHRAGVYGAIVLAKRGHKVE; encoded by the coding sequence ATGCACTTATCTGAGTATGAGGGATATGTCGGTATAGACATCGGTGGGCAGTCTATCAAGGTGGGGACCATCCGTGACGGAGAACTGGTCACTCGAGATATCGAGACCCCACCCGATTACGCCGAGGCGCGGACGAAGATGCTGGAGGCGGTTACCGATCTGGTGGGTGACAAGCCCAAGGGACTGGGCATCGGTACGCCGGGTCCCATAGACTGGCGCACGGGCTTTCTCCACTGGACGCCCAACATCCCCTGGAAGAACGTTTCGTACCCGGAATTGGGTGAGGCGTTGGGGTGCCCGGTGTATGTGGACAACGATGCCAACGTTGCCGGACTGGCTGAGGCGGTGCTGGGCGCCGGGAAGGAATATCGCATTGTTGCCGGTTTCACTCTGGGTACAGGCATCGGCTACTTCGTGGTGATGGATGGACACATCTATCACGGCAAGCTGGACGTAGAGGGCGGCCATCAGGTGCTGAACCCGGAGGGACCCCTGTGCGGCTGTGGGGCGCGGGGTTGTCTGGAGGCTTACGCCTCGGCGACAGCGATAGAGGCACGCACGGGCAAGGAGCCAGAGGACATCGATGACCCCGCCTTCTGGGCGGAGATAGCGGGATACCTCGCCTGGGGAATCGTGAATGTGACCACGCTGGTGTGCCCGGAGGTGTTTGTGCTGGCGGGAGGCATGATTCAGCGGGGCGATACGCTGTTCGTTCCCCTGCGCGAAAAGCTGGCGCAAATGCTGAAGATTGTACCTCCACCGCCTGTGAAACCGGCGGAGCTGGGGCATCGCGCAGGAGTGTACGGCGCTATCGTACTGGCGAAACGGGGGCATAAGGTAGAATGA